In Arthrobacter citreus, a single genomic region encodes these proteins:
- a CDS encoding cupin domain-containing protein translates to MATIWVEKKDFHITSDVEVKAYLEEQGVIYENWNIEQLHSSLKEKFILSDDEKASILETFKAEIDDISSRRGYLANDIITLSEATPNLDELLKNFNREHHHTDDEVRFIVSGHGSFIIEGTEGFFHVKLNPGDLISVPPNVRHYFTLADDRKVVAVRLFVTTEGWVPIYE, encoded by the coding sequence ATGGCAACAATTTGGGTAGAAAAAAAAGATTTTCATATTACAAGTGATGTAGAAGTGAAAGCCTATTTAGAGGAACAAGGCGTTATTTATGAAAATTGGAATATCGAGCAATTACATAGCTCATTAAAAGAAAAGTTTATCTTATCAGATGATGAAAAAGCGTCGATTCTTGAAACATTTAAAGCTGAAATCGATGATATTTCTTCAAGACGTGGCTATTTAGCAAATGATATTATTACTCTTTCAGAAGCAACACCAAATCTTGATGAGTTATTAAAAAACTTCAATCGTGAGCATCATCATACGGATGATGAAGTTCGTTTCATTGTAAGCGGCCATGGTTCTTTTATTATTGAAGGAACTGAAGGTTTCTTCCATGTTAAATTAAACCCCGGTGATCTAATTTCAGTACCACCAAATGTTCGTCACTATTTCACATTAGCAGATGATCGTAAAGTAGTAGCTGTTAGACTATTTGTGACGACTGAAGGATGGGTACCTATTTACGAATAA
- a CDS encoding DUF421 domain-containing protein: MSLNEVLFRVICSFFVLFILTRLMGKKEISQLDVFTFITAITIGNIAASLTTSKTLDIEDGIIGLVGWAVLTIIMGYISLKSKSARRLILGEPIILIRQGKIMENALKKARLDTEQFQGMLRSENIYSFKDVEYAIFEIDGSLSVMKTKDVKTKKNKAWKKTLVFPTSTAVITDGEVNEDALSDLNLDKKWLNAQLERAGIHSISDVFLVEVQTDGSLYIDYREDQLNEVEK; the protein is encoded by the coding sequence ATGAGCTTAAATGAAGTTTTATTTAGAGTTATATGCTCATTTTTTGTTTTATTTATTTTAACTAGATTAATGGGGAAGAAAGAAATTAGCCAATTAGATGTTTTTACATTTATTACGGCAATTACGATTGGGAATATTGCTGCATCACTTACGACATCTAAAACATTAGATATTGAGGATGGCATCATCGGATTAGTTGGTTGGGCAGTTTTGACGATCATTATGGGGTATATCAGCTTAAAATCTAAATCAGCCCGTCGATTAATTCTTGGAGAGCCTATTATATTAATTAGACAAGGAAAAATAATGGAAAACGCATTAAAAAAGGCTAGATTAGATACTGAGCAATTTCAAGGGATGCTCCGAAGTGAGAATATTTATTCTTTCAAAGATGTAGAATACGCAATTTTTGAAATTGATGGAAGTCTATCGGTTATGAAAACAAAAGATGTTAAAACGAAAAAAAATAAAGCGTGGAAAAAAACATTGGTATTTCCAACTTCAACTGCAGTGATTACTGATGGGGAAGTAAATGAAGATGCACTATCAGATTTAAATTTAGATAAAAAATGGTTAAATGCTCAGCTTGAAAGGGCAGGAATTCACTCAATTTCAGATGTATTTTTAGTAGAAGTACAAACAGATGGATCGTTATATATTGATTACCGAGAAGATCAATTAAATGAAGTAGAAAAATAA
- the yjeM gene encoding glutamate/gamma-aminobutyrate family transporter YjeM: MVFTTVYGFGNIPTAFYLMGYSAIPWYLLSAITFFIPFAFMMAEFGAAYKHSEGGIYTWMADSVGPKFAFIGTFMWFSSYVIYMVSVSSKVWIPLSTFIFGRDKTQSLSLFGLSSTQSIGLLALLWMLVVTFFASKGIESISKVTTIGGITVSSLNIVLLITSIIIFALNGGKFAQPIKTFSSAFAHSPNPNYISGLAILSFVVFAIFAYGGLEAIGSLVDQTENAERNFPKGITISAIIISVGYSLGIFLVGIFINWSHDLSASSTNLGNITYVLMYNLGLELGKAFNLSSATSDTIGTWFARITGLSMFLAYTGAFFTLIYAPLKTIIKGTPKYLWPTKFSDTNEKGIPVNAMWIQFAIVSIIIILTSFGGQGASSFFNKLTLMTNVSMTLPYIFLGIAYPMFKKNDRIDKPFQILKSNSTALFASILVILVVGFANFFTIIQPAIEGDFNSTIWMIAGPIFFSILALLILNRSRKQNQKEKKIA; encoded by the coding sequence ATGGTGTTTACAACCGTATATGGCTTTGGTAATATACCAACTGCTTTTTATTTAATGGGATATAGTGCAATTCCATGGTATTTACTTTCAGCTATTACGTTTTTTATTCCATTTGCTTTTATGATGGCTGAGTTCGGAGCAGCTTACAAGCATTCTGAAGGTGGTATTTATACATGGATGGCTGATTCAGTTGGGCCAAAGTTTGCCTTTATTGGTACATTTATGTGGTTCTCATCCTATGTAATCTATATGGTAAGTGTTTCTTCAAAGGTTTGGATACCACTTTCAACGTTCATTTTTGGTAGAGACAAAACGCAATCACTTTCCTTATTTGGCCTTTCCTCTACACAATCAATCGGTTTATTAGCATTACTTTGGATGCTAGTTGTTACTTTTTTTGCTTCAAAAGGAATTGAAAGTATTAGTAAAGTTACAACCATTGGTGGAATAACTGTTTCCTCATTAAATATAGTACTCTTAATCACCAGTATCATCATTTTTGCACTTAATGGAGGGAAGTTTGCTCAACCAATTAAAACATTTTCATCCGCATTCGCTCATTCACCGAATCCAAATTATATATCCGGCCTTGCTATATTATCATTCGTAGTATTTGCCATTTTTGCATACGGTGGCTTAGAAGCTATTGGAAGTTTAGTTGATCAAACAGAGAATGCCGAACGCAATTTTCCAAAAGGGATTACAATATCAGCAATTATTATTTCAGTTGGCTATTCATTAGGAATTTTTTTAGTTGGTATTTTCATAAACTGGTCGCATGATTTAAGCGCGAGCTCGACCAATTTAGGAAACATCACATATGTACTCATGTATAATTTAGGTTTAGAGCTTGGAAAAGCTTTTAATCTATCGTCAGCTACATCAGATACTATAGGCACTTGGTTTGCAAGAATCACTGGTTTATCAATGTTCCTTGCCTATACTGGAGCATTTTTCACCTTAATTTATGCACCATTAAAAACGATTATTAAAGGCACACCAAAATACTTATGGCCAACTAAATTCTCAGATACAAATGAAAAAGGTATACCAGTAAATGCTATGTGGATCCAATTTGCAATCGTTTCAATCATCATTATCCTTACTTCTTTTGGCGGTCAAGGCGCATCTTCATTTTTTAACAAATTGACTCTAATGACTAACGTTTCGATGACTTTACCTTATATATTTTTAGGAATTGCCTATCCAATGTTTAAAAAGAATGATCGAATCGACAAACCATTTCAAATATTAAAGTCAAATTCTACTGCTTTATTTGCAAGTATACTCGTCATATTAGTAGTTGGGTTTGCTAACTTTTTTACAATCATCCAACCAGCTATTGAAGGTGATTTTAACTCGACAATATGGATGATAGCTGGTCCAATCTTCTTTTCAATATTAGCATTATTAATCCTTAATCGCTCCAGGAAACAAAACCAAAAAGAGAAGAAAATCGCTTAA
- a CDS encoding TetR/AcrR family transcriptional regulator, whose protein sequence is MSPKVSKQHQQQRRTKILEAAKQVFIENGYERTTMKHVMDASNVSRGGLYQYFANKEDLFEAILADSLSRVYDETREKLNQKVDSYWELLLLRIFGESRVPNDKMDPLAPSVLEFFITGRNDSRRRKYGKERYHFGIKIYSDVIKEGQKNKEFSSKYDSEIVARMIVSFIDGLALDYAIISNEELMMREQSILFVELLKMALEV, encoded by the coding sequence ATGTCTCCGAAAGTCAGCAAGCAGCACCAACAGCAACGTCGAACTAAAATATTAGAAGCGGCTAAACAAGTATTTATCGAAAATGGCTATGAAAGAACTACAATGAAGCATGTAATGGATGCTTCAAACGTAAGTCGAGGAGGATTATATCAATATTTTGCTAATAAAGAAGATTTGTTTGAAGCAATATTAGCTGATTCACTCTCAAGAGTATACGATGAAACACGTGAGAAGTTAAATCAAAAAGTTGATTCATATTGGGAATTGCTCTTATTAAGGATTTTTGGTGAAAGCAGGGTGCCAAATGATAAAATGGATCCTTTGGCACCGAGTGTTTTAGAGTTTTTTATAACTGGTCGAAATGATAGTAGAAGAAGAAAATATGGAAAAGAGCGGTATCACTTTGGAATAAAAATCTATTCTGATGTCATTAAAGAAGGTCAAAAAAATAAAGAATTTAGCTCTAAGTATGATAGTGAAATAGTAGCAAGAATGATTGTTTCTTTTATTGATGGACTAGCATTAGATTATGCAATCATTTCGAATGAAGAATTGATGATGAGAGAACAATCAATCTTGTTTGTAGAACTTTTAAAAATGGCTCTAGAAGTCTAA